In the Heteronotia binoei isolate CCM8104 ecotype False Entrance Well chromosome 13, APGP_CSIRO_Hbin_v1, whole genome shotgun sequence genome, one interval contains:
- the P4HB gene encoding protein disulfide-isomerase, translated as MKPVVLWSPLFCLLLLLGRVRADEEIEDEEGVLVLKGANFDRALEQFPHILVEFYAPWCGHCKALAPEYVKAAAKLKSEGSEIRLAKVDATEESDLAQQFGVRGYPTIKFFKNGDKSSPKEYTAGREADDIVNWLKKRTGPAATTLTDVAAAEGLVDGSEVAVIGFFKDAESDAAKQFLLAAESIDDIPFGISSSSEVFAKYECSKDGVALFKKFDEGRNNFDGEITKENLLNFIKSNQLPLVIEFTEQTAPKIFGGEIKTHILLFLPKSVTDYQGKLDNFKTAAESFKGKILFIFIDSDHSDNQRILEFFGLKKEECPAIRLITLEEEMTKYKPESDELTPANIRDFCNKFLEGKVKPHLMSQEVSEDWDKQPVKVLVGKNFEEVAFDETKNVFVEFYAPWCGHCKQLAPIWDKLGETYKDHENIVIAKMDSTANEVETVKVHSFPTLKFFPASPERTVIDYNGERTLEGFKKFLESGGKDGGVDEDDLEDLEDIEEPEVEGEEEDAAAQRDEL; from the exons ATGAAGCCCGTCGTGCTCTGGTCTCCGCTGttctgtttgctgctgctgctgggccgAGTCCGCGCCGATGAGGAGATTGAGGACGAGGAGGGCGTGCTGGTGCTGAAGGGGGCCAACTTCGACCGGGCGCTGGAGCAGTTCCCGCATATCCTGGTGGAGTTCT ATGCACCCTGGTGTGGTCATTGTAAAGCTCTGGCACCAGAGTATGTAAAGGCAGCAGCAAAACTGAAATCTGAGGGCTCTGAAATCAGACTGGCAAAGGTGGATGCTACAGAAGAGTCGGATCTTGCCCAGCAATTTGGGGTTCGAGGCTACCCTACAATCAAATTTTTCAAGAATGGAGATAAATCTTCCCCCAAAGAGTACACAG CTggcagggaagcagatgacattgtGAACTGGTTGAAGAAACGCACAGGCCCTGCTGCCACCACCCTGACCGATGTAGCTGCTGCTGAGGGGCTTGTGGATGGCAGTGAAGTTGCCGTGATTGGATTCTTCAAG GATGCAGAGTCTGATGCTGCCAAACAgttcttgttggcagcagagtCCATTGATGACATTCCTTTTGGGATCTCTTCCAGCAGTGAGGTCTTTGCTAAATACGAGTGCAGCAAAGATGGAGTTGCCCTTTTTAAGAAG TTTGATGAAGGCCGTAACAACTTTGATGGAGAGATAACAAAAGAGAACCTGCTGAACTTCATCAAATCAAACCAACTGCCTTTGGTTATTGAATTCACTGAGCAG ACTGCACCAAAAATTTTTGGAGGAGAGATCAAGACCCACATCCTTTTGTTCCTGCCCAAGAGTGTTACAGACTACCAGGGGAAATTGGACAACTTCAAGACAGCAGCTGAAAGCTTCAAAGGGAAG ATCCTGTTCATCTTCATAGACAGTGACCACAGTGACAACCAGaggatcctggagttttttggCCTCAAGAAGGAAGAATGCCCCGCTATACGGCTCATTACCCTGGAGGAAGAAATGACCAAGTACAAGCCAGAATCAGATGAACTGACGCCAGCGAATATCAGGGACTTCTGCAACAAGTTCCTGGAGGGCAAAGTGAAG CCCCACCTGATGAGCCAAGAGGTTTCTGAGGACTGGGACAAACAACCTGTCAAAGTTCTGGTTGGAAAGAATTTTGAGGAAGTGGCATTTGATGAGACCAAGAATGTCTTTGTTGAATTCT ATGCTCCCTGGTGTGGCCACTGCAAGCAGCTGGCTCCCATATGGGATAAACTGGGAGAGACATACAAGGACCATGAGAATATTGTCATAGCCAAGATGGACTCTACAGCAAATGAAGTTGAGACAGTCAAAGTCCACAGCTTCCCAACCCTCAAGTTTTTCCCTGCGAGTCCTGAAAGAACG GTCATAGATTACAATGGTGAGAGGACGCTGGAAGGTTTCAAGAAATTCCTGGAAAGTGGTGGGAAAGATGGTGGTGTAGATGAAGAC GATCTGGAAGATCTAGAAGATATTGAGGAGCCAGAggtggaaggggaagaagaagacgctGCAGCTCAAAGAGATGAACTGTAA